In Labilibaculum sp. DW002, one DNA window encodes the following:
- a CDS encoding DUF4290 domain-containing protein — MDYNSARKHLVLPEYGRNVQKMVDFALTVEDRDERNRVVKSIIAIMGNMYPHLRDVSDFRHKLWDHLAIMSDFALDIDSPYEAPTREKLAEKPDQLPYNNQRIRYRHYGRTIEALILKAIELEDQKEKDALILMIANHMKKSFLNWNKDSVPDEKIFKDLVEMSKGKLEIPENMRLREIREKDFIQKKKPVRKNTRSDNRNDNRNDHRKHNKPRQ, encoded by the coding sequence ATGGATTATAATTCAGCCAGGAAACATCTTGTTCTTCCTGAATATGGACGAAACGTTCAGAAAATGGTAGATTTTGCCTTAACTGTTGAAGACAGAGACGAAAGAAACCGTGTGGTAAAGAGCATTATTGCTATTATGGGGAATATGTATCCTCACCTTAGAGATGTAAGTGATTTTAGACACAAGCTATGGGATCACCTTGCTATCATGTCTGATTTCGCCTTAGATATCGACTCTCCTTACGAGGCTCCAACAAGAGAAAAACTTGCTGAAAAACCAGATCAATTACCATACAACAATCAACGAATTCGCTATCGCCATTATGGTCGAACAATTGAAGCTTTAATACTAAAAGCAATCGAATTGGAAGATCAGAAGGAAAAAGATGCTCTTATTTTGATGATTGCTAATCACATGAAAAAATCCTTCCTTAACTGGAACAAGGATAGTGTGCCTGATGAAAAGATTTTCAAAGATTTAGTAGAAATGTCGAAGGGAAAATTAGAAATCCCTGAAAACATGAGATTACGCGAAATTAGAGAGAAAGATTTTATTCAAAAGAAAAAGCCTGTAAGGAAAAATACCAGGTCTGATAATCGTAATGACAACAGAAACGATCATCGAAAACATAACAAACCAAGACAATAA
- the murA gene encoding UDP-N-acetylglucosamine 1-carboxyvinyltransferase, whose product MSTFEITGGTTLKGELHPQGAKNEALQILCATLLTPEKVRIHNIPNILDVNRLIELLASLGVSVTQEAKNTYCFEAKEINLEYLNSDEFAKKGSSLRGSIMIIGPLLARFGKAYIPKPGGDKIGRRRLDTHFIGFQKLGADFRYKQGDKFYRLEAPRLQGTYMLLDEASVTGTANIIMAAVLAEGTTTIYNAACEPYIQQLCKMLNSMGAKITGIGSNLLYVEGVKSLSGCEHRILPDMIEIGSFIGLAAMTKSEITIKNVAYKELGVIPDTFKKLGIKLEIIGDDIYIPKQENYTIENFMDGSILTIADAPWPGLTPDLLSIILVVATQAKGSVLIHQKMFESRLFFTDKLIDMGAQIILCDPHRATVIGLNQETKLRATKMVSPDIRAGVSLLIAALSAEGTSTIQNIDQIDRGYENIDLRLNAIGAKIRRIDN is encoded by the coding sequence ATGAGCACATTCGAAATAACTGGTGGCACAACATTAAAAGGTGAATTGCACCCGCAAGGAGCAAAAAATGAAGCTTTACAAATTTTATGCGCCACGCTCCTGACTCCTGAAAAAGTAAGAATTCATAATATCCCCAACATACTAGATGTTAATCGTTTGATCGAACTTCTTGCTTCACTCGGTGTAAGTGTCACTCAAGAAGCAAAAAACACCTATTGTTTCGAAGCAAAAGAAATCAACCTTGAATATTTGAATTCTGATGAATTTGCAAAAAAGGGTTCTTCTCTTAGAGGTTCAATCATGATTATCGGTCCATTATTAGCTCGATTTGGGAAAGCATATATTCCAAAACCAGGTGGTGATAAAATTGGTCGCAGAAGATTAGATACTCACTTCATCGGTTTTCAAAAACTAGGTGCTGATTTCAGATATAAACAAGGTGATAAGTTTTATCGCTTGGAAGCTCCAAGATTGCAAGGCACCTATATGCTCCTTGATGAAGCATCGGTAACAGGAACTGCTAATATTATTATGGCAGCTGTACTCGCCGAAGGCACCACTACAATTTACAATGCTGCCTGTGAACCCTACATTCAACAATTGTGTAAAATGTTGAACTCAATGGGGGCTAAAATTACTGGTATTGGCTCCAATTTACTTTACGTCGAAGGTGTTAAATCTCTTTCTGGCTGCGAACATCGTATTCTTCCTGATATGATTGAAATTGGGAGTTTTATTGGCTTAGCTGCCATGACCAAATCTGAAATTACAATTAAAAATGTTGCTTATAAAGAACTAGGCGTTATTCCTGACACATTCAAAAAATTGGGTATAAAACTGGAGATTATAGGTGATGATATTTACATCCCAAAACAAGAGAATTATACCATTGAGAATTTTATGGATGGTTCAATTTTAACCATAGCTGATGCACCATGGCCAGGCCTTACGCCAGACCTTTTAAGTATCATTCTTGTGGTTGCAACACAAGCAAAAGGCAGTGTTTTAATTCATCAAAAAATGTTCGAATCAAGATTATTCTTTACCGATAAACTAATTGATATGGGAGCTCAAATCATACTTTGTGATCCTCACCGAGCAACGGTAATTGGATTGAATCAAGAAACAAAACTTAGAGCAACTAAAATGGTGTCACCAGATATTCGTGCCGGGGTTTCTCTACTAATTGCAGCACTTTCAGCAGAAGGAACAAGTACCATTCAAAACATCGATCAGATTGATAGAGGTTACGAAAATATAGACCTTCGTTTGAATGCAATTGGTGCTAAAATTAGAAGAATTGATAATTAA
- a CDS encoding peroxiredoxin family protein produces the protein MKKLGILVLFFSFIFSLSVVAENKINTDDKSVTIGFEIGNKLPDIIAKSIKGNNIKLSSLEGQLVLVDFWASWCPPCRAENPRIVDAYHKFKDEKFKNGIGFAIYSFSLDKKLASWKAAIAKDKLDWDYHVSELKGWHSPTSTKFGINSIPSNFLIDGDGIILAKNLRGEKLELILQYYVKK, from the coding sequence ATGAAGAAATTAGGAATATTAGTTCTTTTCTTCTCGTTTATATTTTCACTTTCGGTGGTAGCCGAAAATAAAATCAATACGGACGATAAGAGTGTTACAATAGGTTTTGAAATCGGAAATAAACTTCCGGACATAATTGCAAAATCAATTAAAGGAAACAACATTAAACTTAGTTCGCTTGAAGGTCAGCTTGTTTTGGTTGATTTCTGGGCATCTTGGTGTCCCCCATGCCGTGCAGAAAATCCTAGAATAGTAGATGCTTACCATAAATTTAAGGACGAGAAATTTAAAAATGGAATTGGATTTGCAATCTATAGTTTTTCACTTGATAAAAAATTGGCTAGTTGGAAGGCTGCAATTGCTAAAGATAAACTAGATTGGGATTATCATGTTAGTGAATTAAAAGGATGGCACTCACCAACCTCAACTAAATTTGGAATCAATTCAATTCCTTCTAACTTTTTAATTGATGGTGACGGGATTATTCTGGCAAAAAACCTTAGAGGTGAAAAACTAGAATTAATCTTACAATACTACGTGAAGAAATAA
- a CDS encoding nucleotide exchange factor GrpE, translated as MTKDTSKSKKEDVQEKEVETTDNPTVEETAKVEEPKAEEKKEKKKTKKSAKDKKADELEELGQKLQEMNDKYVRLSAEFDNYRKRTLKEKMELTKSASEKVLINILPVKDNFERALKSIDDAKDIEALKEGVHLIYTNFKDFMTQQGVKEIEATNLDFDTDVHEAITKIPAPTEELKGKVVDCIEKGYFLNEKVIRFSKVVVGE; from the coding sequence ATGACAAAAGATACAAGCAAATCAAAAAAAGAAGACGTGCAAGAAAAAGAAGTTGAAACTACTGACAATCCAACAGTTGAGGAAACTGCCAAAGTAGAAGAGCCTAAAGCAGAAGAGAAAAAAGAGAAGAAGAAAACCAAAAAATCAGCAAAAGATAAGAAGGCTGATGAATTGGAAGAATTAGGACAAAAGCTTCAAGAAATGAATGACAAGTATGTACGTTTGTCAGCTGAATTTGACAACTACAGAAAAAGAACCTTGAAAGAAAAAATGGAGCTTACCAAATCGGCTAGCGAAAAGGTTTTGATCAATATTCTTCCTGTAAAAGATAATTTCGAACGTGCTTTAAAATCTATAGATGATGCTAAAGATATTGAAGCCTTAAAAGAAGGTGTACATTTAATTTACACAAACTTCAAAGATTTCATGACACAACAAGGCGTGAAAGAAATTGAAGCTACCAATCTTGATTTTGACACAGACGTTCATGAAGCTATTACCAAAATTCCAGCTCCAACTGAAGAGTTAAAAGGTAAAGTTGTTGATTGTATTGAAAAAGGGTATTTCCTTAACGAAAAAGTGATTCGCTTTTCGAAAGTAGTCGTTGGAGAATAA
- the dnaJ gene encoding molecular chaperone DnaJ, with product MSKRDYYEVLGVSKSATGPELKKAYRKKAIQFHPDKNPDDKEAEEKFKEAAEAYEVLSNDQKRQRYDQYGHAGMGGAAGGGFGGGGMNMDDIFSHFGDIFGGGSFFGGFGGGGRSSQRVNRGSNLRVKVKLTLQEIANGVEKKIKVKKHVECNDCNGSGAEGGSSHDTCTQCNGSGQVTRVQNTILGQMQTSAVCPSCNGEGKIITNKCKSCAGEGIVKDEEIITINIPAGVAEGMQLSVSGRGNAARRGGVNGDLLILVHEEEHPELVRDENDLLYNLFISIPDSILGTAVEIPTIENKVKVKIDNGTQPGKILRLRGKGLPDINGYGRGDLLVKINVWVPNKVSKDEQKLLEKLQASESFKPNPSSQEKSFFKKVRNFFE from the coding sequence ATGTCGAAAAGAGATTACTACGAAGTACTTGGCGTATCGAAAAGCGCTACCGGACCAGAGCTAAAAAAAGCTTATCGTAAGAAAGCAATTCAATTTCACCCTGATAAGAATCCAGACGATAAAGAAGCTGAAGAAAAGTTTAAGGAAGCGGCAGAGGCCTATGAGGTACTTAGCAATGATCAAAAACGTCAGCGTTACGACCAATATGGACATGCAGGCATGGGCGGTGCAGCTGGAGGTGGTTTCGGCGGAGGTGGCATGAATATGGATGACATCTTTTCTCACTTTGGGGACATCTTTGGTGGTGGATCCTTCTTTGGTGGTTTTGGCGGCGGCGGACGTAGTTCACAACGTGTGAATCGCGGAAGCAACCTAAGAGTTAAAGTGAAACTTACGCTTCAGGAAATTGCCAATGGTGTTGAAAAGAAGATTAAGGTTAAGAAGCATGTTGAATGTAACGACTGTAATGGTTCAGGTGCTGAAGGTGGTTCTTCTCACGATACTTGTACACAATGTAATGGTAGTGGTCAGGTAACTCGTGTTCAGAATACCATCCTGGGTCAAATGCAAACCAGTGCCGTTTGTCCATCATGTAATGGCGAAGGAAAAATCATTACCAACAAGTGTAAATCTTGTGCTGGTGAAGGTATTGTAAAAGATGAAGAAATTATCACAATCAATATCCCAGCGGGTGTTGCTGAAGGTATGCAACTATCGGTTAGCGGACGTGGTAATGCAGCTCGTCGTGGTGGTGTGAATGGTGATTTGTTAATCTTAGTTCACGAAGAGGAGCATCCTGAGCTTGTACGTGACGAGAACGACTTATTATACAACTTATTTATTAGCATTCCTGATTCAATTTTAGGTACTGCTGTTGAAATTCCTACTATCGAAAATAAAGTAAAAGTTAAGATCGATAATGGAACTCAACCAGGAAAAATTCTACGCTTACGCGGAAAAGGCTTACCTGATATTAATGGATATGGTCGTGGTGATCTATTGGTTAAAATAAATGTTTGGGTTCCAAACAAGGTTAGCAAAGACGAACAGAAACTTCTTGAAAAACTTCAGGCTTCTGAGTCGTTTAAGCCAAACCCCAGCTCACAGGAAAAAAGTTTCTTCAAGAAAGTTCGAAACTTCTTTGAGTAG
- a CDS encoding ABC transporter ATP-binding protein: protein MAFFEAKNIVKQYAGHTALKGVSISVPEGSIFGLLGPNGAGKTTLIRIINQITGPDAGEVFFNGEPLKPEHVHHIGYLPEERGLYKKMKVGEQSIYLAQLKGMSKQDATAKLQAWFKKFDILEWWDKKVEELSKGMAQKIQFITTILHEPKLLIFDEPFSGFDPINANLLKSEILELRDKGCTIIFSTHNMGSVEEICDHIALIHKSEKILDGPVDQIKKKYRTNTYQVQYTGEFDKLEKVLNADFEILDQQKGIEFNTLKVKLNNGATSNDFLKQLLPYLNIVSFSEIIPSMNDIFIRVVNENKKI from the coding sequence ATGGCGTTTTTCGAAGCAAAAAACATAGTAAAACAGTATGCTGGCCACACTGCTCTTAAGGGTGTGAGCATTTCTGTTCCAGAAGGAAGTATATTTGGCCTTTTAGGTCCCAATGGTGCTGGTAAAACAACTCTTATTCGAATTATTAACCAAATTACAGGTCCGGATGCCGGTGAGGTTTTCTTCAATGGAGAACCACTGAAACCAGAGCACGTTCATCATATTGGTTATTTACCTGAAGAAAGAGGTTTATACAAAAAAATGAAGGTTGGAGAGCAATCTATTTACCTTGCTCAACTGAAAGGAATGAGCAAGCAGGATGCAACTGCAAAACTACAAGCCTGGTTCAAAAAATTTGATATTCTTGAATGGTGGGACAAAAAAGTAGAAGAGCTCTCAAAAGGCATGGCGCAGAAAATCCAATTTATTACAACCATTCTTCATGAACCTAAACTCTTAATTTTCGATGAGCCGTTTAGCGGTTTCGACCCGATTAATGCTAATCTATTAAAAAGTGAAATTCTTGAACTTCGCGATAAGGGATGTACAATTATCTTCTCTACTCACAATATGGGTTCTGTCGAAGAAATTTGCGATCACATAGCACTAATTCATAAATCTGAAAAAATCCTAGATGGTCCTGTTGATCAGATCAAGAAAAAATACAGAACAAATACTTATCAAGTACAATATACTGGTGAGTTTGACAAGTTGGAAAAAGTTTTAAATGCGGATTTCGAAATTTTAGATCAGCAAAAAGGTATTGAATTCAATACCCTAAAAGTAAAATTAAATAATGGAGCTACTTCCAATGATTTTTTGAAACAGCTTCTACCTTATTTGAATATCGTTTCCTTTAGTGAAATCATTCCAAGTATGAATGACATCTTCATTCGAGTAGTGAATGAAAACAAAAAAATCTAA
- a CDS encoding ABC transporter permease translates to MNKILIIIQREYLSRVKKKSFLLLTFLTPILIAGIYAFMIWMMMKDDTEKRTIGVINESELVSPVESKDFTTFDYLGNTSFEEAKAQMEDKGYYAILKIPENILDSKMAELFSYKQVTIEVKSGVGSQIRNHIETIKRSKIIAEANMPDLEQKLAATKTPISVKTIKFGDDGEIKQSSTEIAMGLGFAMSFIIYMFIFMYGVQVMRGVIEEKSNRIIEVIISSVKPFQLMMGKIVGVAMVGLTQFLMWVILSGVLIAIGMAVVLPGVDMDSLQQAKTLSELPEGAASLNPEQLKMAQDLLGTFDFAYIAGILGAFVFFFLAGYLLYSALFAAVGSAVDNETETQQFMLPISLPLVLALYIGMAVAKNPEGSLAFWGSIIPLTSPIVMLVRIPFGVPLWELLLSMGLLVASFIFVTWVAAKIYRTGILMYGKKVSYKEIWKWLRYHN, encoded by the coding sequence ATGAACAAGATATTAATCATTATACAACGTGAGTATTTATCACGAGTTAAAAAGAAATCTTTCTTACTTCTAACCTTTCTTACCCCTATCCTAATTGCAGGTATTTATGCCTTTATGATTTGGATGATGATGAAAGATGACACTGAGAAAAGAACGATTGGTGTTATTAATGAATCAGAACTTGTCAGCCCTGTAGAATCAAAAGATTTTACCACTTTTGACTACCTGGGAAACACAAGTTTTGAAGAAGCAAAAGCACAGATGGAAGACAAAGGATATTATGCTATTCTTAAAATTCCTGAAAACATTTTAGATAGCAAAATGGCTGAACTTTTTTCGTATAAACAAGTCACCATTGAAGTAAAATCCGGAGTTGGATCTCAAATTCGTAATCATATAGAAACGATAAAGCGTTCAAAAATTATTGCAGAAGCTAATATGCCGGATCTAGAGCAAAAGCTAGCTGCAACTAAAACGCCAATTTCCGTAAAGACCATTAAGTTTGGAGATGACGGTGAGATTAAACAAAGCTCAACTGAAATTGCAATGGGACTTGGCTTTGCCATGAGTTTCATTATTTACATGTTTATTTTCATGTATGGCGTACAAGTTATGCGCGGTGTTATCGAAGAAAAGAGTAATCGAATTATCGAGGTTATTATCTCATCGGTTAAACCTTTCCAGTTGATGATGGGTAAAATTGTTGGTGTAGCTATGGTAGGCCTTACTCAATTCTTAATGTGGGTTATCTTATCAGGTGTTCTTATTGCTATTGGGATGGCCGTAGTTCTTCCTGGTGTTGACATGGATTCTTTGCAGCAAGCTAAAACATTATCGGAGCTACCTGAAGGAGCTGCCTCTCTTAACCCAGAGCAACTTAAAATGGCTCAAGACTTATTAGGGACATTCGACTTTGCTTATATCGCTGGCATTCTTGGCGCATTTGTATTCTTCTTTCTAGCCGGATATTTATTGTACTCGGCTCTATTTGCTGCTGTAGGATCGGCTGTTGATAACGAAACAGAAACACAACAATTCATGTTGCCTATATCATTACCTCTGGTACTTGCCTTATATATTGGTATGGCTGTAGCCAAAAACCCTGAAGGAAGCTTAGCCTTTTGGGGATCTATAATACCTCTAACATCTCCAATTGTCATGCTGGTTCGTATTCCATTTGGGGTTCCTTTGTGGGAATTACTATTATCAATGGGATTATTAGTTGCAAGCTTCATATTCGTTACATGGGTAGCCGCTAAAATATATCGTACAGGAATTCTAATGTATGGTAAAAAAGTATCTTATAAAGAGATTTGGAAATGGTTACGTTACCACAATTAA
- a CDS encoding phosphatase, which produces MRISVIDLGTNTFNLLVAEWDESGIPKILNRSKYATKIGKGGINENRITDDAIKRAQDAFDQISEISKQFEVSKTLAFATSAIRSADNGDEFVQMIEEKYNINIEVISGEREADLIFTGTKKAIELNHEPVAILDIGGGSNEIIIANNEKVFWKNSYPLGMTRLLEKFKPTDPINKNMIKDIEGYLKAEMEDLFEVLEVNSVKTLIGSSGSFDTFKQVLLADHPSLNGFPVTHFEIKLKDFFKLHQLFTASSLEEREQMKGMDPVRVELIVIASIFINYLIKEAGFSKLFQSSFALKEGALFEFIKLNTPSADVNKIAESK; this is translated from the coding sequence ATGCGAATTTCTGTAATAGATTTAGGAACAAATACATTTAATCTGCTTGTTGCAGAATGGGATGAATCTGGAATACCAAAGATTCTGAACCGTTCGAAGTATGCAACAAAAATAGGAAAAGGCGGAATCAACGAGAATAGAATTACGGATGATGCTATAAAAAGAGCGCAAGATGCATTTGATCAAATAAGCGAAATTTCAAAGCAGTTCGAAGTTTCAAAAACATTAGCCTTTGCTACATCAGCAATAAGGTCTGCCGATAATGGCGATGAGTTCGTTCAAATGATCGAAGAAAAATACAATATCAATATTGAAGTTATTTCGGGAGAAAGAGAAGCTGACTTAATTTTTACAGGCACTAAGAAAGCTATTGAATTAAACCACGAACCGGTCGCTATTTTAGACATTGGAGGTGGCAGCAATGAAATCATTATTGCAAACAATGAAAAGGTATTCTGGAAAAACAGCTATCCTTTAGGAATGACTCGTTTACTTGAAAAATTTAAACCTACCGACCCGATCAATAAGAATATGATTAAGGATATTGAAGGATATCTTAAAGCGGAAATGGAAGATTTATTTGAAGTTCTGGAAGTAAATTCCGTAAAAACATTGATTGGTTCTTCTGGATCTTTTGATACTTTTAAACAAGTCTTATTGGCTGATCATCCAAGTTTAAATGGTTTCCCAGTAACTCATTTTGAGATTAAACTGAAAGATTTTTTCAAACTACATCAATTGTTTACAGCCTCTAGTCTTGAGGAAAGAGAGCAAATGAAAGGAATGGATCCTGTTCGTGTAGAATTAATTGTGATCGCAAGTATCTTCATTAATTACCTGATAAAAGAAGCTGGATTTAGTAAATTATTCCAATCTTCTTTTGCTCTAAAAGAAGGTGCATTATTTGAATTTATTAAACTTAACACCCCATCAGCAGATGTAAACAAAATTGCTGAATCAAAATAA
- a CDS encoding sigma-54-dependent transcriptional regulator: protein MSKILIIDDERSIRNTLKDILSYENYQVSLAENGMEAIKMVGANEFDVILCDIKMPEMDGLEVLEKLQEIAFDVPVIMISGHGNIDTAVEAIKKGAFDFIEKPLDLNRILITIKNALDKAVLLTETKVLKRKVSKKYDMIGESKAIMELNDMIEKVAPTDARVLITGPNGTGKELVAHRIHEKSNRVKKPFVEVNCAAIPSELIESELFGHEKGSFTSAHKQRKGKFELSDGGTLFLDEIGDMSLSAQAKVLRALQENKITRVGGDKEIKVNVRVIAATNKNLSDEIGLGKFREDLYHRLSVILIKVPALNDRLEDVPLLAQHFIDMICSEMGLPLKNIDEDAVKELQKINYTGNIREFRNIIERLIILGQDTISVQDVKSYTKA, encoded by the coding sequence ATGTCAAAAATTTTAATCATCGACGACGAAAGAAGTATTCGTAATACTTTGAAAGATATTCTTTCATACGAAAACTATCAGGTAAGTCTAGCTGAGAACGGAATGGAAGCCATTAAAATGGTGGGAGCGAATGAATTTGATGTGATTCTTTGCGATATAAAGATGCCGGAGATGGATGGCCTTGAAGTTTTGGAAAAACTACAAGAAATTGCTTTCGATGTTCCCGTTATTATGATATCGGGGCACGGAAATATTGATACAGCCGTTGAAGCAATTAAAAAAGGCGCTTTTGACTTTATTGAAAAGCCTCTTGATTTGAACCGAATTTTAATCACGATTAAGAATGCACTTGATAAGGCTGTTCTTTTGACAGAGACTAAAGTTCTGAAAAGAAAGGTGAGTAAAAAGTACGACATGATAGGTGAATCGAAAGCTATTATGGAGTTGAATGATATGATTGAGAAAGTTGCTCCAACTGATGCTCGAGTTCTGATTACCGGCCCTAATGGAACGGGTAAAGAGCTTGTGGCACACCGTATTCATGAAAAAAGTAACAGAGTAAAGAAACCTTTTGTTGAGGTGAATTGTGCAGCTATTCCATCGGAGCTTATCGAAAGTGAATTATTTGGACACGAAAAAGGATCCTTTACTTCAGCTCACAAACAACGCAAGGGGAAGTTTGAATTGTCTGATGGCGGAACTTTGTTTTTGGATGAAATTGGGGATATGAGTTTATCAGCTCAAGCCAAAGTTTTGCGTGCTCTTCAGGAAAATAAGATTACTCGAGTTGGTGGCGATAAAGAAATCAAAGTGAACGTAAGAGTCATTGCGGCAACCAATAAAAATCTTTCGGATGAGATTGGATTAGGTAAATTTCGCGAAGATTTATACCACCGCTTAAGTGTAATTCTGATTAAAGTTCCGGCTTTGAATGACAGACTTGAAGATGTTCCATTGTTGGCACAACATTTTATTGATATGATTTGTTCAGAGATGGGTTTACCCTTAAAAAACATTGATGAAGATGCAGTGAAAGAATTGCAGAAGATCAACTATACAGGGAATATTAGAGAATTCAGAAATATTATCGAAAGGCTAATTATACTTGGACAGGATACGATTTCGGTTCAAGATGTAAAATCGTATACTAAAGCTTAA
- a CDS encoding lyase family protein — protein sequence MRSESDFIGQREIPKDALWGIHSLRAKENFPDQTAFHKEWFMAIGIVKQACYQTYLSFLKAIEDKFPQEEFPFQLIDSKLIDELEKASIEINDGKHFEHFICPAIQGGAGTSINMNLNEIIANLALQNTGKDCGSYQEIDPFEHANVFQSTNDVIPTALKVAAIRLLQDLEDSINSLRTQVEKTESKHRNVLRQGYTQMQAAVPSSYDKLFSTYNNALSRDWWRVSKCFERIKEVNLGGGAIGTGLSIPRFFIVEVVPKLQKLTGLPITRSENLSDTTANLDSFVEVHATLKAHAVNLEKMAADLRLLGSDLFQNREVHLPQKQVGSSIMPGKINPVIPEFVISAAHKIYANDLMISNLSGQGCLELNAYLPSIGHALLDSIKLLIAANNSLADNLFKDLVIKINPIEETILKNPSVATALSPYIGYHQAAKLAKEMKTKEISILQANDNLQLIEIDTLKKLIQPEELLKLGFRIGETLQ from the coding sequence ATGAGAAGCGAATCTGATTTCATAGGACAAAGGGAAATTCCGAAAGATGCTCTTTGGGGAATTCATTCTCTTCGGGCGAAAGAAAATTTCCCTGATCAAACTGCCTTTCACAAGGAGTGGTTCATGGCTATTGGAATTGTAAAACAGGCTTGTTACCAAACCTATTTAAGCTTCTTAAAAGCAATTGAAGATAAATTTCCACAAGAAGAATTCCCTTTTCAATTAATCGATTCAAAACTAATTGACGAATTAGAAAAGGCTTCTATTGAAATTAACGACGGGAAACATTTTGAGCACTTTATTTGCCCAGCCATTCAAGGTGGTGCAGGAACAAGTATCAATATGAATTTGAATGAGATCATTGCGAACCTTGCACTTCAAAATACGGGTAAAGATTGTGGTTCATATCAAGAAATTGATCCTTTTGAACATGCAAATGTTTTTCAATCGACAAATGATGTAATTCCAACCGCTTTAAAGGTTGCTGCAATTCGCCTTTTGCAGGATTTAGAAGATTCCATTAACAGTCTTCGCACGCAGGTAGAAAAAACAGAAAGTAAACACCGAAATGTGCTTCGACAAGGCTACACGCAAATGCAAGCAGCCGTTCCTTCTTCTTACGATAAATTATTTAGCACCTACAACAATGCTCTTTCGAGAGATTGGTGGAGAGTTTCTAAATGCTTTGAGAGAATTAAGGAAGTAAATTTAGGTGGTGGAGCAATAGGAACTGGACTTTCGATTCCTCGTTTTTTCATTGTGGAAGTTGTTCCTAAGCTTCAAAAATTAACTGGTTTACCCATCACTCGATCCGAAAATTTATCGGATACGACCGCTAATCTTGACTCTTTTGTAGAAGTTCATGCGACATTGAAAGCACATGCTGTTAATTTAGAAAAGATGGCAGCCGACCTTCGTTTACTTGGCTCAGATTTATTTCAAAATCGAGAAGTACACTTACCACAGAAACAAGTTGGAAGTTCGATTATGCCAGGGAAAATTAATCCCGTCATTCCTGAATTTGTGATAAGTGCAGCTCACAAAATATACGCTAATGATTTGATGATTAGCAATCTGTCTGGACAGGGCTGTTTAGAGCTAAATGCTTACTTACCAAGCATCGGTCATGCATTGCTCGATAGTATCAAACTATTAATTGCTGCAAACAATTCTTTAGCAGACAACTTATTTAAAGATTTGGTCATAAAAATTAATCCAATTGAAGAAACGATCCTGAAAAATCCATCGGTAGCAACAGCTTTATCGCCATATATTGGATATCATCAGGCAGCCAAATTGGCCAAAGAGATGAAGACTAAAGAGATTTCGATTCTTCAGGCCAACGATAATCTTCAACTGATTGAAATTGATACACTAAAAAAACTGATACAGCCTGAAGAACTTCTAAAATTAGGCTTCAGGATTGGAGAAACTTTACAGTGA